The sequence below is a genomic window from Lytechinus variegatus isolate NC3 chromosome 3, Lvar_3.0, whole genome shotgun sequence.
GCGTATAACAGGCCCGCTATCCAATCTACATTGCgattaattaatttttctctttctaataCTTGTGTTTTGTGAGAAATAGCCAAGTAGGACTTTCATTCTGAATGATCTATAAGGTACATGTAAACAAAGTTTACACTTTTCTTTTTTAGACGACGAGCTGCAGGTGTCACATCGTATTCCCCAGGCCTCATACCCACTTCCACATAAGACCCCTATTCAGAATAACCACCACCACGACGAGGGTGTCGATCGCACGGATGACATCGTGATCGATCATTTTGACGAGAAAGGACTCCCCGTCGTGGTCATAACAGAAGACAACCGTGATAAGCACGCCGAAATCGACACCAGTAAAGACTATTACGTTTTCGGTGAAGAAGATGACAAGAACAACCCTGACAGTGAGACGAAAACTGAAAGCATCGTCTACGATTACGTAGACGGTTCGGAGGTTGACGATGGTGGTGGCAGCgatgaagagagaaaagaagTGGTGGTAGACTTGAAAGGTAGACAGATTAACCCAGGAATAAAATCCATTTTCAAGAACCCGTGGGGGTTTCAACCGCTCAAAGCAAAACCCGCAGAGGACATGATggatggtggtgacgatgagTACCTTAATGACGATGCACAAGTGTATGGAGTCGGAGATCATAAGCACGTGGGAACAAGATTTAAACATACTGGTGAATATTTATAATGTATGAttccagtcacacacacacaaaaaaaacattcgTAATAATCTTAGTGATTGTCGCCTTATTTTGTTGCTTGGTCAGTTTAGTCAGTAGGGCTTTTAATGAGGATCTActcgggtaatataggagccatctgacccccccccctcctgtgcCGTCACCCCGTATCTATATATGTTTAAGATCAGAACGATATGCCCTaactttttttatgattttatatacCATCATTAATctcttttaatttgcaccatTATTAATCTCTCGCGCCCTAGCATACCCTTTGTTTCTCTCCCTCCTCTCCCCCTTCCTCTTTTTGATCTCTTCAATTTACCCTGCCTATTCATTCTACTCCACTTTCTAAGATCTGACCGGTACGAAAATCGAGACGGATGTCGGAGTCGACCAATTTCGAGAACGTCAACAACCACATAGTTTGGTATCAGCTGACCACTCCAAGATTGCATTGCCTGGACTTCTTACCAAAGATTTAGAAGCACATAACTATTAAAGATATAGAGGATGCAGCAGAGAATGTGGGAAAGAGCTACATAATGTAGTAGTATTACAGTTCCTGTTATATTCGAGAGAGAAACGAGAAGAGTCGCCAACCATGTTCATTTAATATCTAGTACAATGCTCTCTTTTCCTGAGGGGCATCTATAAGAACCCTTTCAGCAGAATTGATAGATGATAAAGATGGATAGAAAAGTTAAATTGACTTGAAAAGGAGGACGTTGAACAGAAAACCGTGAAATTCTTTTTCTGAATCCAACTGAATTTTAGTGAGAGCAATCCAATTCCGATACACCCTCTGCAAAGTCATAATTTGCAGGTCAAGACATTATTGTCATACTCCGTACCTTCCCCTCCTTGTCTTCCCTgccttctccttttcctctctctctcttcacctTCCTCTCCCATTCTCAAGCTATTAGTGGTGTACAGTGAGACAATCGTTACAAATCAAATCACatcattttcctttttgttaTAAGAGACATAATTTATGAATTGATATCTTGACTGTAAATATCcacaatttatatttcaacgaAGCTACAAAATCTTGAAATAAACAGCAGGTCAAGTCAATTACAGTTATACAATAAAAATTTTAGGTGAAAGACATAATATGATATAAACAATTTATGATATCTGTTAATTGAATGCTTTTTCagttgtgtaattttttttactgatttgaaCAAATATATCAAATGAACCTAACTTGGTCTGTGCATGAAACTAAATTTGAAtaaagtaggggaaggcggggtaagttgtgacagtttttgctttttgcatgttagaattgatatgattaataatcttgtcgaaataagtatcttgccttgaaatttaattcttctgaaatattttccacctatatataactttcaatcccacactgaaagtcattgtgacctttgaaaaaaacgatgtcaaatggctcaacttgccccatgtatggggtaagtttgagccaccttctggggtaagttgagccacaaaaactatgtacaaaatgtatgatgggagaaccagcatgccaattttttgtttaaagtcttttcacttgctaattctctataatactaacatcctttaaaaggaaaagagcagtcatgtaaatttgctcctttcagccagcatttcaatcgatttttatggtttgtttgttttttaagatacattaccataggaattaccatggctcaacttgccccatg
It includes:
- the LOC121411344 gene encoding uncharacterized protein LOC121411344, whose protein sequence is MFNRKFNSSCLKWTYPALKLTSFETFPADQRIYSFFLPSMKNDTLFKIFMCHALQRGLSAPCFSHSDCLRTEICKWNPSAVELAGTCVATLLQKENTNRRHTILGRTRRKLLSDEVFDNKKTSRETRDLNSDEYDEHQHGDDRNDELQVSHRIPQASYPLPHKTPIQNNHHHDEGVDRTDDIVIDHFDEKGLPVVVITEDNRDKHAEIDTSKDYYVFGEEDDKNNPDSETKTESIVYDYVDGSEVDDGGGSDEERKEVVVDLKGRQINPGIKSIFKNPWGFQPLKAKPAEDMMDGGDDEYLNDDAQVYGVGDHKHVGTRFKHTDLTGTKIETDVGVDQFRERQQPHSLVSADHSKIALPGLLTKDLEAHNY